In the genome of Myxococcus stipitatus, one region contains:
- a CDS encoding VOC family protein, whose translation MNVQGFHHVAIQARDVERVTAFYRDLLGFPELTRHSRPDGSLRSIWVGVPGGAFLAIEAAGGEPEQGPFRHERPGLLMLAFRIARAERDTVVSEFARQGVPLEHETRWTVYVRDPEGNRVALSHHPED comes from the coding sequence ATGAACGTTCAGGGCTTCCACCACGTGGCCATCCAGGCGCGCGACGTCGAGCGCGTCACCGCCTTCTACAGGGACTTGCTGGGCTTTCCCGAGCTCACCCGGCACTCGAGGCCGGATGGCTCCCTGCGGAGCATCTGGGTGGGCGTGCCTGGGGGGGCTTTCCTGGCCATCGAGGCGGCGGGGGGCGAGCCAGAGCAGGGGCCGTTCCGGCATGAGCGGCCCGGCTTGTTGATGCTGGCCTTCCGGATTGCCCGGGCGGAGCGAGACACCGTGGTGTCCGAATTTGCCCGGCAGGGTGTTCCGCTGGAGCACGAGACGCGGTGGACGGTGTACGTGAGAGATCCCGAGGGGAACCGGGTCGCGCTCAGTCACCATCCCGAGGATTAG
- a CDS encoding protein kinase domain-containing protein, which produces MSTVRYLSLGPLLSGAGSRAFLGLALEDGLPPRPVVLIWAPQEVVQSPELTAKLTRETSRALVFEHPNILRVHSLAAQDGGLARVTEFADGEPLRRVLEASPKLPPPLAALVAADAATGLHYAHMAGNDDGTPLVHGDVRPETLMVSFSGLTKVTGYGALSVAPRERDGKRVKNRRAYSAPEQLLGGREAVNVQSDVFLLGLVLHECLSGKMPFKDNADPDKATLTRTLPTMSQDVPLKLDAVVRKATAKRAYDRYPSAHAFREAIVEAVGTLPAHTLLADYLAKLFPPENEARAARRRVIEAGIADVLQKVGVPPPAVAEFLVSGVLPPSAVPKAWPALQGQLSILAAISGGTSGVQVAEVNVAPAPQAAPSVDPVAPATVAQATGPESASAAPTSSTASSTANGTGTAAPPASGANASAPVPGSSSTAPTPDVPPSAPAPGASAVATTPTPAPGTGTAAAAPATVAPGAPAAPQTSPANVAAPAAPASGAPTVATPPAAGAPRKSSRAWVAVVGVGAVLALAGAAVIVQRLPPRIEAELEDAGPASVASANTLPDAGAASDAGTDAGAEAIATGYLDLTVDPRVDVSYPGGFLGRTPLSVALPAGRHVFTLTNSVLGIQIARTFTITAGGRNAQQIYLNKAFVNVRAPKDAIVTLDGRLVGAAPVEEQDVYEGTHQLLVIANGARWQKTFKIEGGQRISFDVDFEAPPEE; this is translated from the coding sequence ATGAGCACCGTGCGTTACCTGTCACTGGGTCCCCTGCTCTCCGGAGCGGGCTCGCGAGCCTTCCTGGGGCTCGCGCTGGAGGATGGACTCCCCCCTCGACCCGTCGTTCTCATCTGGGCACCGCAAGAGGTGGTTCAGAGCCCGGAGCTGACGGCGAAGCTGACGCGAGAGACGAGCCGCGCGCTCGTCTTCGAGCACCCCAACATCCTCCGCGTGCACAGCCTCGCGGCCCAGGACGGTGGCCTCGCGCGTGTCACCGAGTTCGCCGATGGCGAGCCCCTCCGCCGCGTGCTGGAGGCCAGCCCCAAGCTGCCGCCTCCCCTGGCCGCGCTGGTGGCCGCCGATGCCGCCACCGGATTGCATTACGCCCACATGGCGGGCAATGACGACGGCACGCCGCTGGTGCACGGAGACGTGCGCCCCGAGACGCTGATGGTCTCCTTCAGCGGCCTGACGAAGGTGACGGGCTACGGCGCGTTGAGCGTGGCGCCTCGGGAGCGAGACGGGAAGCGCGTGAAGAACCGGCGCGCGTACAGCGCTCCGGAGCAGCTGCTGGGTGGACGCGAGGCCGTCAACGTCCAGTCCGACGTGTTCCTGCTGGGGTTGGTGCTGCACGAGTGCCTGTCCGGGAAGATGCCCTTCAAGGACAACGCGGACCCCGACAAGGCGACGCTCACGCGCACGCTGCCGACGATGTCGCAGGACGTGCCGCTCAAGCTGGACGCGGTGGTCCGCAAGGCGACGGCGAAGCGCGCGTATGACCGGTACCCTTCCGCGCATGCCTTCCGCGAGGCCATCGTCGAGGCCGTGGGCACGCTGCCCGCGCACACGCTGTTGGCGGACTACCTGGCCAAGCTGTTCCCGCCCGAGAACGAGGCCCGCGCCGCGCGCCGCCGCGTGATTGAGGCCGGCATCGCGGACGTGTTGCAGAAGGTCGGAGTCCCGCCTCCGGCCGTGGCGGAGTTCCTCGTCTCGGGGGTCCTGCCCCCGTCCGCGGTTCCCAAGGCATGGCCCGCCCTGCAGGGACAGCTCTCCATCCTCGCGGCCATCTCGGGCGGCACCAGCGGCGTCCAGGTCGCCGAGGTGAACGTGGCCCCCGCGCCCCAGGCGGCTCCCAGCGTCGACCCGGTCGCTCCCGCGACGGTCGCTCAGGCGACAGGTCCTGAGTCCGCGTCCGCCGCCCCGACGAGCTCCACGGCTTCGTCGACCGCGAACGGCACGGGCACCGCCGCACCGCCCGCCTCTGGCGCGAACGCCTCGGCACCGGTCCCTGGCTCCAGCTCAACGGCGCCGACTCCCGACGTGCCCCCCTCGGCGCCGGCTCCTGGCGCGAGCGCCGTGGCGACGACACCAACGCCAGCTCCTGGCACGGGGACCGCGGCGGCTGCTCCCGCCACGGTCGCGCCGGGTGCCCCTGCCGCCCCCCAGACGTCGCCGGCGAACGTCGCCGCACCCGCGGCTCCAGCCAGTGGTGCGCCGACGGTGGCGACGCCTCCGGCGGCGGGAGCGCCACGGAAGTCTTCGCGTGCATGGGTTGCCGTCGTCGGCGTGGGCGCGGTGCTCGCACTTGCGGGTGCGGCGGTCATCGTCCAGCGATTGCCTCCGCGCATCGAAGCGGAGCTGGAGGACGCGGGTCCTGCTTCGGTGGCATCCGCCAACACCTTGCCTGATGCGGGGGCTGCGTCGGATGCCGGCACGGACGCGGGCGCCGAGGCGATTGCCACCGGCTATCTGGACCTCACCGTCGACCCTCGCGTGGACGTGTCGTATCCCGGTGGGTTCCTCGGACGGACTCCGCTCAGCGTGGCGCTGCCCGCGGGGCGCCATGTCTTCACGCTCACCAACTCCGTGCTGGGCATCCAGATCGCCCGGACCTTCACCATCACCGCGGGCGGGCGCAACGCGCAGCAGATCTACCTCAACAAGGCCTTCGTCAATGTCCGCGCTCCGAAGGACGCCATCGTGACGCTCGACGGGCGGCTGGTCGGCGCGGCGCCTGTCGAGGAACAGGACGTCTACGAAGGCACCCACCAGCTCCTCGTCATCGCCAACGGTGCGCGGTGGCAGAAGACCTTCAAGATCGAAGGCGGACAGCGCATCTCGTTCGACGTCGACTTCGAGGCCCCTCCGGAGGAGTAG
- a CDS encoding trypsin-like peptidase domain-containing protein — translation MKAGVMRWGLVVAMLVSSGAHADLARRRDAVVEVVQKVSPAVVYIGTEQEVESRFRRRSPLEEFFGGMGGGSERQKIEGLGSGVIIDPTGIIVTNDHVIRGASAIHVVLADGRSYEAEVIGSDAGNDVAVLKVAAKEALPIAKLGTSSDLMIGETVVAIGSPFGLSKTVTAGVVSATGRTFRADNRVYNDFVQTDAAINPGNSGGPLLNVDGEIIGINTAIFGGGAQGIGFAIPADKVRRIVDELTRFGKMRPSWVGIDTVDLKPRVARQLGWDRSYGALVTAVEAGSPAAQAGVRRGDIVAELGGSRIQDAEDFDTRVRGYPARSAFPLSLFRDGGLRTLQLTPSEFPVRMVESLAWDRLGLKVKDARVGLAVSGIRAGSVAAEAGLEPGDIILRVNNQPVGTAEAFKEALLTARRGRSVLLLVRRGRYGYHVTLPFEQDTGQSL, via the coding sequence ATGAAGGCAGGAGTCATGAGGTGGGGGCTGGTGGTGGCGATGCTGGTGTCCAGCGGAGCGCACGCGGACCTGGCTCGGCGGCGCGATGCCGTCGTGGAGGTGGTGCAGAAGGTCTCCCCGGCCGTCGTCTACATCGGCACCGAACAGGAGGTGGAGTCGCGCTTCCGCCGCCGCTCCCCGCTGGAAGAGTTCTTCGGTGGCATGGGCGGCGGGTCCGAGCGCCAGAAGATCGAGGGCCTGGGCAGCGGCGTCATCATCGACCCGACCGGCATCATCGTCACCAATGACCACGTCATCCGAGGCGCGTCCGCCATCCACGTCGTGCTCGCGGATGGTCGCTCGTACGAGGCGGAGGTCATCGGCAGCGACGCGGGCAATGACGTGGCCGTCCTCAAGGTGGCGGCGAAGGAAGCGCTGCCCATCGCCAAGCTGGGCACCAGCTCCGACCTGATGATTGGCGAGACGGTGGTGGCCATCGGCAGTCCGTTCGGCCTGAGCAAGACGGTGACCGCGGGCGTGGTGTCCGCCACCGGACGCACCTTCCGCGCGGACAACCGCGTGTACAACGACTTCGTCCAGACGGACGCGGCCATCAACCCGGGCAACTCCGGGGGGCCGCTGCTCAACGTCGACGGGGAGATCATCGGCATCAACACCGCCATCTTCGGCGGCGGTGCCCAGGGCATCGGCTTCGCCATCCCCGCGGACAAGGTGCGCCGCATCGTCGACGAGCTCACCCGCTTCGGGAAGATGCGCCCCTCGTGGGTGGGCATCGACACGGTGGACCTCAAGCCGCGCGTGGCCCGGCAGCTGGGCTGGGACCGCTCCTATGGCGCGCTGGTGACCGCCGTGGAAGCCGGCAGCCCCGCCGCCCAGGCAGGCGTGCGGCGCGGAGACATCGTCGCGGAGCTGGGGGGCTCGCGCATCCAGGACGCCGAGGACTTCGACACCCGCGTGCGCGGCTACCCCGCCCGCTCCGCCTTCCCCCTCTCCCTCTTCCGGGACGGCGGCCTGCGCACCCTCCAGCTCACGCCGTCCGAGTTCCCCGTGCGGATGGTCGAGTCCCTCGCCTGGGACCGGCTGGGACTCAAAGTGAAGGACGCCCGGGTGGGGCTGGCGGTGTCCGGCATCCGCGCGGGCTCCGTGGCGGCGGAGGCGGGGCTGGAGCCCGGCGATATCATTCTTCGAGTGAACAACCAGCCCGTGGGCACGGCCGAGGCGTTCAAGGAAGCCCTGCTCACGGCCCGGCGCGGAAGGAGTGTCCTGTTGCTCGTGAGACGGGGCCGCTACGGTTACCACGTCACCCTGCCCTTCGAGCAGGACACCGGCCAGAGCCTGTAG
- a CDS encoding DUF4388 domain-containing protein codes for MVRPPMARLLIVEDNHELASLIVSTAQSRGHEARAVYTGEAALEALSPGAKWDAALVDLLLPDIRGSEVLGALRAHGIPAIAVSGVYKGDRFAQEAVQVHGARAFYEKPFELIQVLEALEQAGGVVPAPRAPPPVEDDDAPNELLDDVDLIVLEELMPAPEESADTGAPMQAIPDSAPLPGLEHEEAALPLPFAHREKVWSGAEPAPSPAPAKGKRALPEWSLAGNLRDTSVARLLNAYYESRHHGELKLQQGSILKVVYFESGHIVYAASNLANERFGRFCVRRGVLTEERLAEVAAFAKSEGLRTGEAMIRRGVLDAERRKQLLEEQVRELLWSTFTWTDGAYGFSAMRPRRTDLVKLSVFPGNLILEGVEKTETLVALRQHMGHGRRLFPTADPPYGLHELKLQGPQALLLAYADGSKTVEDLLALTDVSERQALATLRGLELLGVLEERPETPSRRHRISFGL; via the coding sequence ATGGTCCGCCCGCCCATGGCGCGACTGCTCATCGTCGAGGACAACCACGAGCTGGCCTCTCTCATCGTCTCCACGGCGCAAAGCCGAGGTCACGAGGCACGCGCTGTCTACACAGGCGAGGCCGCCCTGGAAGCGCTCAGCCCCGGTGCGAAGTGGGACGCGGCGCTGGTGGACCTGCTGCTGCCGGACATCCGAGGCAGCGAGGTGCTCGGCGCCCTGCGCGCCCACGGCATCCCCGCCATCGCGGTGAGCGGCGTCTACAAGGGCGACCGCTTCGCCCAGGAAGCCGTGCAGGTCCACGGCGCCCGAGCCTTCTACGAGAAGCCCTTCGAGTTGATTCAGGTGCTGGAGGCGCTCGAACAGGCCGGCGGTGTGGTCCCCGCGCCCCGCGCCCCTCCCCCGGTCGAGGACGACGACGCGCCCAACGAGCTGCTCGACGACGTGGACCTCATCGTCCTGGAGGAGCTGATGCCGGCCCCCGAGGAGTCCGCGGACACGGGAGCCCCCATGCAGGCCATCCCCGACTCCGCGCCGCTGCCGGGTCTGGAGCACGAAGAAGCCGCGCTTCCCCTGCCCTTCGCCCATCGAGAGAAGGTGTGGTCCGGCGCCGAGCCCGCTCCGTCCCCCGCTCCCGCCAAGGGCAAGCGCGCGCTCCCCGAGTGGTCTCTCGCCGGCAACCTCCGGGACACCTCCGTCGCGAGGCTCCTCAACGCCTACTACGAGTCGCGACACCACGGAGAGCTCAAGCTCCAGCAGGGCTCCATCCTCAAGGTCGTCTATTTCGAGTCCGGTCACATCGTGTACGCGGCCTCCAACCTCGCCAACGAGCGCTTCGGGCGCTTCTGCGTGCGCCGGGGTGTCCTCACGGAAGAGCGGCTCGCGGAAGTCGCCGCGTTCGCCAAGAGCGAAGGGCTGCGCACGGGCGAGGCGATGATTCGCCGGGGCGTGCTGGATGCCGAGCGACGCAAGCAGCTGCTCGAGGAGCAGGTCCGCGAGCTGCTCTGGTCCACCTTCACGTGGACGGACGGGGCCTACGGCTTCAGCGCCATGCGGCCTCGGCGCACGGACCTGGTGAAGCTGTCCGTCTTCCCCGGCAACCTGATTCTCGAGGGCGTCGAGAAGACGGAGACACTCGTGGCCCTGCGCCAGCACATGGGCCACGGGCGCCGCTTGTTCCCCACCGCGGACCCGCCGTACGGACTGCACGAGCTGAAGCTGCAAGGCCCGCAGGCCCTGCTCCTGGCGTATGCGGACGGAAGCAAGACGGTGGAGGACCTGCTCGCGCTCACGGATGTGTCGGAGCGGCAGGCCCTGGCCACGCTGCGGGGACTCGAACTGCTGGGCGTGCTGGAGGAGCGGCCGGAGACGCCCAGCCGCCGCCACCGCATCTCGTTCGGACTCTGA
- a CDS encoding ATP-binding protein: MEDNGNQWTGAEEARLRDLLAAMEAANQGDFSRRVPVLGTHPLLDRLAETFNAGAARFASLAQSVSRVAHEVGVEGRLGGQVDVPEASGAWRELADGVNVLSSSLTAQVRDLIRVSGAVARGDLSQTLTVEVRGESLVLKNIVNTMVDRLTAFAREVNRVARQVGVEGSSEDASTPDGPLGVWKDLNDNVGFTEKLALASRHKSAFLANISHELRTPLNSLLILAKILSEDSAHRLGPKEAEYARTIHASGVDLLSLINDLLDLSKVEAGQLRVEPAEVSLSEVKTLLERDFQHVAEQKGLGFSVSLVGAVPPTVRTDSMRLRQVLKNLLANAFKFTHLGRVELRISQVNPGLFHFESEVLNRAEGVLAFSVVDTGIGIAQDSLQRIFEAFQQANLSTSRRYGGTGLGLSISRELARLLGGELHVASELGRGSTFTLYLPDIYVETSATGARTTVGQGAPVELEAADIPVPARPEASALVSNEAGPMAAPLAMAATSAQVSASERVGLKRRVLVVDDNIREAYSLISVLESRGLESLHAESASEAVRMLWDFPEMDGLLWLTSVAQADYEVLRSLRKDARFGALPIVVVMSQAQDEARVRCLDAGASDCVSRPVDIDQVIALLRRDHRSGKRGEAAR, translated from the coding sequence TTGGAAGACAACGGCAACCAGTGGACCGGAGCCGAGGAGGCTCGGCTTCGAGACCTCCTGGCCGCGATGGAAGCCGCCAACCAGGGCGACTTCTCCCGTCGCGTGCCCGTCCTTGGAACCCATCCGCTGCTGGACCGGCTGGCGGAGACGTTCAACGCGGGGGCCGCGCGGTTCGCCTCGCTCGCTCAATCCGTCTCCCGCGTCGCGCATGAGGTGGGCGTGGAGGGGCGGCTCGGGGGACAGGTCGACGTCCCGGAGGCCTCGGGCGCGTGGAGGGAGCTCGCGGACGGAGTGAATGTCCTTTCGAGCAGCCTCACGGCGCAGGTCCGGGACCTCATCCGGGTGAGCGGCGCGGTGGCGCGAGGAGACCTGTCGCAGACGTTGACGGTGGAGGTCCGGGGCGAGTCGCTGGTGTTGAAGAACATCGTCAACACGATGGTGGACCGGCTGACGGCGTTCGCGCGGGAGGTGAATCGCGTCGCGCGACAGGTGGGCGTCGAGGGCTCGTCCGAGGACGCGAGCACACCGGATGGTCCCTTGGGCGTGTGGAAGGACCTCAACGACAACGTGGGCTTCACGGAGAAGCTGGCGCTCGCGTCGCGGCACAAGAGCGCGTTCCTGGCGAACATCAGCCACGAGCTGCGCACGCCGCTCAACAGCCTGCTCATCCTGGCGAAGATCCTGTCGGAGGACTCGGCCCATCGGCTGGGGCCGAAGGAGGCGGAGTACGCGAGGACGATTCACGCCTCGGGTGTCGACCTGCTCAGCCTCATCAACGACTTGCTCGACCTGTCCAAGGTGGAGGCGGGGCAGCTCCGGGTCGAGCCCGCGGAGGTGTCGCTCTCGGAGGTGAAGACGCTCCTCGAGCGAGACTTCCAGCATGTCGCCGAGCAGAAGGGGCTGGGGTTCTCGGTCTCGCTCGTGGGGGCGGTGCCGCCGACGGTGCGCACCGACTCGATGCGGCTGCGCCAGGTGCTCAAGAACCTGCTCGCGAACGCGTTCAAGTTCACGCACCTCGGCCGGGTGGAGCTGCGCATCTCCCAGGTGAATCCCGGCCTGTTCCACTTCGAGAGCGAGGTGCTCAACCGGGCGGAGGGCGTGCTGGCGTTCAGCGTCGTGGACACCGGTATCGGCATCGCGCAGGACAGCCTTCAGCGCATCTTCGAGGCGTTCCAGCAGGCGAACCTGAGCACGAGCCGAAGGTACGGGGGCACGGGCCTGGGCCTGTCCATCAGCCGCGAGCTGGCGCGTCTGCTGGGCGGAGAGCTGCATGTCGCCAGCGAGCTGGGGCGCGGCAGCACCTTCACGCTCTACCTGCCGGACATCTACGTGGAGACCTCGGCCACGGGCGCACGAACGACGGTGGGCCAGGGCGCGCCCGTCGAGCTGGAAGCCGCGGACATCCCCGTGCCCGCTCGGCCCGAGGCCTCGGCGCTCGTGTCGAACGAGGCAGGCCCGATGGCGGCTCCCCTCGCGATGGCTGCCACATCCGCTCAGGTCTCCGCGAGCGAGCGCGTGGGGCTGAAGCGGCGCGTGCTCGTCGTGGATGACAACATCCGGGAGGCCTACTCGCTCATCAGCGTGCTGGAGTCGCGAGGGCTGGAGAGTCTCCACGCGGAATCAGCGAGCGAGGCCGTGCGGATGCTCTGGGACTTCCCCGAGATGGACGGGCTCCTGTGGCTCACCTCGGTGGCGCAGGCCGACTACGAGGTCCTCCGGTCGCTCCGCAAGGATGCGCGGTTCGGCGCGCTGCCCATCGTGGTCGTCATGTCGCAGGCGCAAGACGAGGCGAGGGTCAGGTGTCTCGACGCGGGGGCGAGTGACTGCGTGTCGCGGCCCGTGGACATCGACCAGGTCATCGCGCTGCTTCGCCGGGACCATCGCTCCGGGAAGCGGGGCGAAGCAGCGCGATAG
- a CDS encoding agmatinase family protein gives MATHFDPSAAAQPGSGVFGLPHSPDEAHVVLIPVPFEATTSYGGGTSDGPAAVLDASRQVDLFDVETGRPYERGIAMLPESQELRDWNTRAKERAQVVIEAGGIHSGEAELLAAAKDVNALCDQMNDYVYRTAKHWLDQGKRVAAVGGDHSISFGIIRAHAEKYPGLGVLHLDAHADLRVAYEGFTWSHASIMYNVAERIPGVKTLVQVGLRDMSQEEHRYIEDSKGRVHGFFDATLQNKRFDGIPWNRQVDEIVALLPQHVYLSFDIDGLDPVLCPHTGTPVPGGLSFPEAIALLSGVARSGRTIVGFDLTEVAPDPEGGEWDGNVGARLLYKMIGWMLKSQKA, from the coding sequence ATGGCCACCCACTTCGACCCCAGCGCCGCCGCACAGCCGGGTTCCGGCGTCTTCGGACTCCCCCACTCTCCCGACGAGGCGCACGTCGTCCTCATCCCCGTCCCCTTCGAGGCCACCACCAGCTACGGCGGTGGCACGTCCGACGGCCCCGCCGCCGTCCTCGATGCCAGCCGCCAGGTGGACCTCTTCGACGTCGAGACGGGCCGCCCCTACGAGCGCGGCATCGCCATGCTCCCCGAGTCCCAGGAGCTTCGCGACTGGAACACCCGCGCCAAGGAGCGCGCCCAGGTCGTCATCGAGGCCGGTGGAATCCACTCCGGCGAGGCGGAGCTCCTCGCCGCCGCCAAGGACGTCAACGCCCTCTGCGACCAGATGAACGACTACGTCTACCGCACCGCCAAACACTGGCTGGACCAGGGCAAGCGCGTGGCGGCCGTCGGCGGAGACCACTCCATCTCCTTCGGCATCATCCGCGCCCACGCCGAGAAGTACCCCGGCCTCGGCGTGCTGCACCTGGATGCCCACGCCGACCTGCGCGTCGCCTACGAGGGCTTCACCTGGTCCCACGCCTCCATCATGTACAACGTCGCCGAGCGCATCCCCGGCGTGAAGACGCTGGTCCAGGTCGGCCTGCGCGACATGAGCCAGGAAGAGCACCGCTACATCGAGGACTCCAAGGGCCGCGTCCACGGCTTCTTCGACGCCACCCTCCAGAACAAGCGCTTCGACGGCATCCCCTGGAACCGCCAGGTCGATGAAATCGTCGCCCTGCTCCCCCAGCACGTCTACCTGTCGTTCGACATCGACGGCCTGGACCCCGTCCTCTGCCCCCACACCGGCACGCCCGTCCCCGGCGGCCTGTCCTTCCCCGAGGCCATCGCCCTGCTGTCCGGCGTGGCCCGCTCCGGCCGCACCATCGTCGGCTTCGACCTGACGGAAGTCGCCCCCGACCCCGAGGGCGGTGAGTGGGACGGCAACGTGGGGGCTCGCCTGCTCTACAAGATGATTGGCTGGATGCTGAAGTCCCAGAAGGCCTGA
- a CDS encoding response regulator translates to MSLVLVADDEPAVLEVLSHVVEDLGHEVVKARDGEEALAMARACRPHLVVTDHMMPRLSGVELCRRLKRDAELNAVPVILLSAVLPQGAPEADAFLHKPFEITDFEALIHKSLVDAPRTAQGAGHLPGTPWGQWAARALQGPLEEARRQLRRLEAGAPVDRSVLESLRAQLESMDGVATELARPQGGALPVEPPVVRGAPFGLRLTKGSVS, encoded by the coding sequence ATGAGTCTTGTCCTGGTCGCGGATGATGAGCCCGCGGTGCTGGAAGTCCTCAGTCATGTGGTGGAGGACCTGGGCCACGAAGTGGTGAAGGCGCGGGATGGGGAAGAGGCCCTGGCCATGGCTCGGGCGTGTCGGCCCCACCTCGTGGTGACGGACCACATGATGCCTCGGCTGAGCGGGGTGGAGCTCTGTCGCCGCCTCAAGCGGGACGCGGAGCTCAACGCCGTGCCCGTCATCCTCTTGAGCGCCGTGCTGCCCCAGGGGGCGCCAGAGGCGGATGCCTTCCTGCACAAGCCCTTCGAAATCACGGACTTCGAGGCGCTGATCCACAAGTCCCTGGTCGACGCGCCCAGGACGGCCCAGGGGGCCGGGCATCTGCCGGGGACCCCGTGGGGCCAGTGGGCGGCGAGAGCGCTTCAGGGGCCGCTGGAGGAAGCACGGCGGCAGCTGCGGCGGTTGGAGGCGGGAGCCCCGGTGGACCGCTCGGTGTTGGAGTCGCTTCGGGCGCAGCTCGAGTCCATGGACGGAGTGGCCACCGAGCTGGCGCGTCCGCAGGGAGGGGCGCTGCCCGTGGAGCCCCCGGTGGTCCGGGGGGCTCCGTTCGGCTTGCGGCTGACGAAGGGCAGCGTGAGCTGA